From a single Leishmania major strain Friedlin complete genome, chromosome 27 genomic region:
- a CDS encoding DNA-directed RNA polymerase II-like protein (previous protein_id=AAZ09905.1) encodes MAVPHGMLISRNDITPDSLVDVPGDRKIVEQISNTMANSSLFKMEKEDHTLANLLRMKLHESPFVQIAGYRVPHPTKHNVELRVQTASNGTDAPVPAPKKALQDAVDGCLKDLEVFEEQLRREAQLKGLEASPS; translated from the coding sequence ATGGCGGTCCCTCATGGCATGCTGATTTCTCGCAACGACATCACCCCAGACAGTCTGGTGGACGTGCCGGGGGATCGTAAGATTGTGGAGCAAATCTCCAACACGATGGCTAACTCCTCCCTCTTTaagatggagaaggaggacCACACACTGGCGAACCTGCTGCGCATGAAGCTGCACGAGTCGCCATTTGTGCAGATTGCGGGCTACCGAGTACCGCATCCAACAAAGCACAACgtggagctgcgcgtgcagacGGCGTCGAACGGGACGGACGCGCCAGTCCCTGCCCCGAAAAAGGCGCTGCAAGATGCGGTCGACGGCTGCTTGAAGGATTTAGAGGTGttcgaggagcagctgcgacgcgAGGCACAGCTGAAAGGTCTCgaggcgtcgccgtcatGA
- a CDS encoding conserved hypothetical protein (previous protein_id=AAZ09907.1), which yields MLRRVPLRLARRKHGQTAWSPNNTSSGAAPTNGITAQEALQIAYRPMPPANTVEYEEDFGPNMMIHREFVSSRHRTRMASDISALAYSDVELARARQQLAGVMNRERRGALVGSGGEAGDRVLFNSDVDETTREVKSARFLFNEQRMRFCDRFQTFFRERIERWAAGDAGAGEDDHPYFSLMEACAVLHGCDTVDAREVYYRRFLGLDLDTLEAEEAALRARAADAAEVGARLTRGEAGAGGGALVAAAAGGAGGAGSATDVVQDIIDALPPLFPQPAAAEVGEASEAVADAPPARARAAGAGELPPATAAAPAHLAEDAAPLYKAYLAHARGESPVGSYDVTTLGAHAAHAERRRWRSLMDKIAAEDYHELTAAELEDAHVLNGQLHTVKFFDLKVGDTVREIVQLLERETGSSASGDRDVPVEMSPTHPERRV from the coding sequence ATGCTGCGTCGTGTGCCCCTGCGCCTTGCACGCCGCAAGCACGGGCAGACGGCGTGGTCGCCGAACAacacgagcagcggcgctgcgccgacgaACGGGATCAccgcgcaggaggcgctgcagatAGCGTACCGGCCGATGCCGCCGGCGAACACGGTGGAGTACGAGGAGGACTTTGGGCCGAACATGATGATCCACCGCGAATTTGTGTCGTCGAGGCACCGCACGCGCATGGCCTCGGACATCTCTGCGCTGGCGTACAGCGACGTGGAGCTTGCGCgggcgcgccagcagctcgcggGCGTGATGAACcgcgagcggcgcggcgcgcttGTTGGGAGTGGCGGCGAGGCTGGCGACCGCGTGCTGTTCAACTCGGACGTGGACGAGACGACGCGGGAGGTGAAGAGCGCGCGCTTCCTGTTCAACGAGCAGCGCATGCGGTTCTGCGACCGCTTCCAGACGTTCTTCCGCGAGCGCATCGAGCGGTGGGCCGctggcgacgccggcgccggtgagGACGATCACCCCTACTTCTCGCTGATGGAGGCGTGCGCTGTGCTGCACGGGTGCGATACGGTCGACGCGCGCGAGGTGTACTACCGCCGCTTCCTGGGGCTGGACCTGGAcacgctggaggcggaggaggctgccttgcgtgcgcgcgcagcggatgcggcggaggtgggcgCGCGGCTGACGCGGGGGGAGgctggcgctggaggtggcgctctcgtggctgctgcagctggcggtgccggcggcgcggggAGCGCGACGGACGTAGTGCAGGACATCATCGACGCGCTTCCGCCGCTGTTTCCGCAGCCCGCGGCTgcggaggtgggggaggccAGCGAGGCTGTCGCCgatgcgccgccagcgcgtgcCCGGGCTGCGGGTGCCGGAGAGCTGCCtcctgcgacggcggcggcacccgcgcACCTTGCCGAggacgccgcgccgctgtaCAAGGCCTACcttgcgcatgcgcgcggcgAGAGCCCCGTGGGGTCGTACGACGTGACGACACTgggcgcgcacgcagcgcacgcggagcggcggcggtggcgctcgcTGATGGATAAGATCGCTGCGGAGGACTACCACGAGCTGACtgctgccgagctggaggacgcGCACGTGCTGAACGGGCAGCTGCACACGGTGAAATTCTTTGACCTGAAGGTCGGGGACACGGTGCGCGAGATCGTGCAGTTGCTGGAGCGGGAGACGGGGTCGAGCGCGTCCGGCGATCGCGACGTGCCGGTGGAAATGTCGCCGACGCACCCCGAGCGGCGCGTGTGA
- a CDS encoding hypothetical protein (previous protein_id=AAZ09904.1): MPLIEAHLPALRPYIRYPVVAATGSFDVGRLQQYATVCPATYVIETITEALAELTRRMKWSFDLCGNFRDAADFAARGISFVALERATGNIAAGASSFCICDGGVEVGVETAESHQRRGLALACSARLILERLKHGLYPNWDAHVPHSAHLAEKLGYTRGTPYKAYVDELQT, encoded by the coding sequence ATGCCGCTCATTGAAGCGCATTTGCCTGCCCTGAGGCCCTATATTCGCTACCCCGTGGTGGCCGCGACGGGGTCATTCGATGTGGGGCGTCTGCAACAGTATGCGACGGTGTGCCCTGCCACCTACGTCATCGAGACCATcacggaggcgctggcggagctcaCGCGGAGGATGAAGTGGTCCTTCGACCTCTGCGGCAACttccgcgacgccgccgactTCGCGGCGCGGGGAATCAGCTTCGTCGCTCTGGAGAGGGCAACCGGCAACATTGCAGCCGGTGCGTCCAGCTTTTGCATCTGCGACGGAGGTGTTGAGGTGGGGGTGGAAACGGCGGAGTCACATCAGCGTCGCGGCTTGGCGCTGGCGTGCTCTGCTCGGCTCATCTTAGAGCGCCTAAAGCATGGCCTATATCCAAACTGGGATGCGCACGTGCCGCACTCGGCGCACCTGGCAGAGAAGCTCGGCTACACGCGAGGCACACCGTACAAGGCCTACGTTGATGAACTCCAAACATGA
- a CDS encoding putative diacylglycerol acyltransferase (previous protein_id=AAZ09906.1), translated as MLESQAQLSRSHGPVSISRPHSDVGLDGERAAPFEVPHFSTVSLLTVWMLDCAVGLFSLVLSDVYVNQYPEFPLMFFLALGSHLNLLAGFFVYLLGREKYGHKVYRLYQPFAGGVQFVTLQCFGVTCVSSSLLLTAAYGLLFEPSVNHSHGFMSTIGVLALFGNILLLLSLRSFTFHDCAKASEPGSNTASSGTGSAFLADKGLSAFLRYLRRRPNAESALEVALLTTQSAFSMVAIRFPGLQESIFLVNLAITLACGTLSLFFVGYRRSLGFISFRLRMHRTFDTVLLWLSRFLYVAAVFASVLLLFNAGVHTVTPLSVLAVQGLSVVSCVALLMFLRTMRYEALANTPNVPSSVFELGGVVAVVTALLLACLNVSIFFYVQNYPDGLDEAMEGTSWTCQGVLVLVSQLAQLVSLLLTPMVYVSGVIMHDDHFRMLARNRSVETLPVLLLQALSYLLYVAAIISFMLFLSSSAPAIASLEAVLSTLSVFCMTCAVRLCSSLTFKGRAFLAALVEEPTSEQTTAGKKPATKAAVNLDSVLLVHTEPSPGPRSRMAEELANTAYIMNGEMIFSYLLCLTNLLLRLLVDISLHHVWGEVELPHARLIMMADACFIACVPLVHYSGRDKGVRGFHPFTGSGSFVALQVLGWMIYAICVIVIIVGTIVASNSKSIPAEWHALIAEGPVMHTLFGVLELIPVVFITLSIAIEARYTMAAALQQRLAKESFLELRRFMREELADKSDEEKAVAQVAFRTLMTAALHSFDIPCTDSLLRICKDPAAERRTGRGSRAQRSYSTGSDEEDSSTEGNKSRESSDGSWSGEDLTIRRRRHEGARVLVFLLCCASAAFFVIAAFMAKVMILSLAFAVTAMLICTISCVGVHAGYGMVLHGEPSVFVPFMPFRGGSQFVIRQMAGWCCYAGAFLVTLITSIESAEVSATAMLIAALLSVTSQVFIFSSVPLFSHRRGEPTFLEVNGEGIVALFTFSGAMAFGRVYTPLVAFFGCDTQHYLHYGDESSASRRTRVPFVLAVMSLSLAVPCTLIALSRTKLQWERVMRTGTAAEAISKESPSSTRRAHHRTNLAKGISNLIEVLAILFATFTPLSIVFLIFYFFTQYTPRLVQVMEAYLPVCFAVTALTLVLSVVPYVVDVGVPMFVVTVRVTAVTWMLYCMPMLTSGLLLLPALIAPRHSTLFLACGALALLLAGNFKKVRLALKLAVYAVIGYLTYQRCMLHVVGGPSWGMARALGVHVVDCAVLGALLWYLPLYSGKPYHTGSQRSLRFTEFARNYLFADAVKYFNFRVIVDDPAVQMRDDTSQYLFSFHPHGVFPGTALFASLTAEWALKVGVNAQRYVSTHVASVVLNVPLLRDFNLRLGALSVSRRSVEASLARGNSVLIVTGGQAEMLRAQVSSERMILITQHTGFIRLAIASRVPLVPLLCFAENNVLGMLQFPRIQRLSLKLLGFPFPVIPFGRFGLPLPFRTPLTLVVGPPLAIPEGADENNPDDMRRVSEAYFQSLKDLFYRRRAEAGYPGMELVLLDDEEARKRKQACEAAASTAKRAA; from the coding sequence atgcTTGAATCCCAGGCGCAGCTATCCAGATCGCACGGTCCGGTATCGATATCTCGCCCTCACTCCGACGTCGGCCTCGACGGTGAGCGGGCGGCGCCCTTCGAGGTGCCGCACTTCTCGactgtctctctcctcacTGTTTGGATGTTGGACTGCGCTGTGGGGCTCTTCTCGCTTGTCCTGTCTGACGTGTACGTGAACCAGTACCCCGAGTTCCCGCTCATGTTCTTCCTGGCTCTTGGCTCGCACTTGAACCTCCTAGCTGGCTTCTTCGTATATCTGCTCGGCCGCGAGAAGTACGGCCACAAGGTGTATCGGCTCTATCAGCCCTTCGCCGGCGGTGTGCAGTTCGTCACGCTGCAGTGCTTTGGAGTCACGTGCGTGtcgtcctcgctgctgctgacggcggcgTACGGGCTTCTCTTCGAGCCCTCAGTGAATCATTCGCACGGCTTCATGAGCACGATTGGCGTACTGGCGCTGTTTGGCAACAttcttctcttgctctcgCTGCGGAGTTTCACCTTCCACGACTGCGCCAAGGCCTCGGAGCCGGGATCGAACACCGCGTCATCGGGCACCGGCTCAGCCTTCCTGGCGGACAAAGGCCTCTCCGCGTTCCTGCGGtatctgcgccgccgccccaaTGCAGAGagcgcgctggaggtggcATTGCTGACGACACAGAGCGCGTTCAGCATGGTGGCGATCCGCTTTCCAGGGCTGCAAGAGAGTATCTTCCTTGTGAACCTTGCGATCACACTGGCCTGTGGCACGTTGAGTCTGTTCTTCGTCGGCTACCGGCGCTCTCTCGGCTTCATCAGCTTCCGCCTGCGGATGCATCGCACCTTTGACACCGTTCTTCTGTGGCTGTCGCGGTTTCTGTACGTCGCCGCAGTGTTTGcgagcgtgctgctgctctttaACGCCGGTGTGCACACAGTAACGCCATTGTCTGTGCTCGCCGTGCAGGGACTGAGCGTCGTGAGttgcgtggcgctgctgatgttTCTGCGCACGATGCGCTATGAGGCTCTCGCGAATACGCCGAACGTGCCAAGCAGTGTGTTCGAGCTCGgcggcgtggtggcggtggtgacggcgcttCTGCTAGCATGCCTGAACGTGAGCATCTTTTTTTATGTGCAGAACTACCCCGACGGCCTCGACGAGGCGATGGAGGGGACAAGCTGGACGTGCCAGGGGGTGCTGGTGCTTGTGTCGCAGCTGGCTCAGCTCGTCTCTCTGCTACTAACGCCGATGGTATACGTGTCGGGCGTGATTATGCATGACGATCACTTTCGCATGCTGGCCAGAAACCGCTCAGTCGAGACGCTaccggtgttgctgctgcaggcccTGAGTTATCTGCTGTAcgtcgccgccatcatcaGTTTCATGCTCTTTCTGTCCAGCAGTGCTCCTGCCATCGCctcgctggaggcggtgctgtcaACGCTCAGCGTTTTCTGCATGACGTGTGCCGTACGACTGTGCAGCTCCTTGACGTTCAAAGGGCGTGCCTTTCTCGCTGCCTTGGTGGAGGAGCCCACATCGGAGCAGACCACGGCGGGGAAAAAGCCGGCTACCAAGGCGGCCGTAAACCTTGACTCAGTGCTCCTTGTACACACCGAGCCgtcacccggccctcgcagcaggatggcggaggagctggccaACACAGCTTACATCATGAACGGTGAAATGATATTCAGCTACCTTTTGTGCCTCACGAacttgctgctgcggctcctTGTCGACATTTCGTTGCATCATGTGTGGGGCGAGGTGGAGCTtccacacgcgcgcctcATAATGATGGCCGACGCCTGCTTcatcgcgtgcgtgccgctggtgcACTACTCGGGCAGGGACAAAGGCGTGCGAGGTTTTCACCCCttcaccggcagcggcagcttcgtggcgctgcaggtgcttgGCTGGATGATCTATGCGATTTGCGTCATCGTCATTATCGTCGGTACCATCGTCGCCAGCAACTCCAAAAGCATTCCCGCCGAGTGGCACGCTCTTATAGCAGAGGGCCCAGTGATGCACACCCTGTTCGGCGTCCTGGAGCTGATTCCGGTCGTTTTCATCACACTGTCCATCGCGATCGAGGCCCGCTACACCATggcggcagcactgcagcagcgcttggCGAAGGAGTCGTTcctggagctgcgccgcttcatGCGCGAGGAGTTGGCGGACAAGTCGGACGAGGAGAAGGCCGTCGCCCAGGTCGCGTTCCGAACGCTCAtgacggcagcgctgcacagcTTTGACATTCCGTGCACCGACAGCCTCCTCCGCATATGCAAGGACCCAGCGGCAGAGCGACGTACCGGGAGAGGCTcccgcgcgcagcgcagttacagcaccggcagtgacgaggaggacagcAGCACCGAAGGAAACAAAAGCAGAGAAAGCTCTGACGGGAGTTGGAGTGGAGAGGACTTGACGattcgccgccggcgccacgagggcgcacgtgtgcttgtgtttctgctctgctgcgcgtcaGCTGCCTTCTTCGTGATAGCGGCGTTCATGGCGAAGGTAATGATTTTGTCGTTGGCGTTCGCTGTGACTGCGATGCTCATATGCACGATTTCGTGCGTCGGCGTGCATGCTGGCTATGGGATGGTCCTCCACGGAGAACCGAGCGTGTTTGTGCCATTTATGCCGTTCCGCGGTGGGTCACAGTTTGTCATTCGGCAGATGGCAGGATGGTGCTGCTACGCAGGCGCGTTCCTGGTGACGCTCATCACGTCGATCGAGTCCGCGGAGGTGTCCGCCACGGCGATGCTGattgccgcgctgctgtcggtgACGAGTCAGGTTTTCATCTTCAGCTCTGTCCCTCTGTTCTCCCACCGGCGCGGCGAGCCGACGTTCCTGGAGGTGAACGGCGAAGGCATCGTGGCCCTGTTCACCTTTTCAGGCGCGATGGCGTTTGGACGAGTTTACACTCCACTTGTAGCCTTCTTTGGGTGCGACACACAGCACTACCTCCACTACGGCGACGAgagctccgcctcccgccGAACGCGCGTGCCGTTCGTGCTGGCAGTGATGAGTCTCTCACTAGCGGTGCCGTGCACGCTGATCGCCCTGAGTCGAACAAAACTGCAATGGGAGCGTGTCatgcgcaccggcaccgcagcggaggcgatATCCAAGGAAAGCCCCTCGTCCACGAGGAGGGCGCATCATCGCACGAATTTGGCGAAAGGGATTTCGAATCTCATAGAGGTACTCGCCATCCTGTTTGCCACCTTCACTCCCCTGTCCATTGTATTTTTGATATTTTACTTCTTCACGCAGTACACGCCACGTCTGGTGCAGGTGATGGAGGCCTACCTGCCAGTCTGCTTCGCTGTCACCGCGCTGACGCTGGTGCTGTCTGTGGTGCCGTATGTGGTGGACGTCGGCGTGCCGATGTTCGTGGTGACGGTGCGTGTGACGGCTGTGACGTGGATGCTATACTGCATGCCCATGCTCACTTCGGGCCTGTTGCTCCTCCCGGCGCTGAttgcgccgcggcacagcACCCTCTTCCTTGCGTGCGGCGCGCTTGCCCTGTTGCTGGCGGGCAACTTCAAGAAGGTGCGGCTTGCACTGAAGCTTGCGGTGTACGCTGTGATCGGCTACCTGACGTACCAGAGGTGCATGCTGCACGTTGTGGGCGGCCCGTCGTGGGGgatggcgcgcgcgcttgGCGTGCACGTCGTGGACTGCGCGGTGCTCGGCGCGTTGCTGTGGTACCTCCCGCTGTATTCGGGCAAGCCGTACCACACAGGGTCGCAGCGCAGCCTGCGCTTCACGGAGTTCGCGCGCAACTACTTGTTTGCCGACGCGGTGAAGTACTTCAACTTCCGCGTGATTGTGGATGACCCCGCCGTGCAGATGCGGGACGACACGTCGCAATACCTGTTCTCCTTCCACCCCCACGGCGTGTTCCCCGGCACGGCGCTGTTTGCGTCTCTGACGGCGGAGTGGGCCCTCAAGGTCGGCGTCAATGCGCAGCGCTATGTGTCGACGCATGTCGCGAGCGTTGTTTTGAAcgtgccactgctgcgggACTTCAACCTGCGCCTCGGTGCGCTGTCAGTGAGCCGGCGCTCTGTGGAGGCGAGCCTCGCGCGCGGCAACAGCGTCCTTATCGTGACGGGTGGCCAGGCGGAgatgctgcgcgcgcaggtAAGCTCGGAGAGGATGATCCTGATCACGCAGCACACTGGTTTCATACGGCTAGCCATCGCGTCAcgggtgccgctggtgccgctgctgtgctttGCGGAGAACAACGTGCTGGGGATGCTGCAGTTTCCGCGCATCCAGCGCCTCTCGCTCAAGCTCCTGGGCTTTCCGTTCCCGGTGATTCCCTTTGGCCGATTCGGTCTGCCTCTGCCGTTCCGCACGCCGCTGACGCTTGTGGTGGGGCCGCCGCTTGCTATTCCCGAGGGTGCGGACGAGAACAACCCCGATGACATGCGGCGCGTGTCGGAGGCGTACTTCCAGTCGCTGAAGGACCTGTtctaccgccgccgcgctgagGCCGGGTACCCTGGCATGGAGCTCGTACTgctggacgacgaggaggcgcggaAGCGCAAGCAGGCctgcgaggccgcggcgtccACAGCGAAGAGGGCAGCGTAG